In one window of Massilibacterium senegalense DNA:
- the hflX gene encoding GTPase HflX: protein MEKEKVIIIGCFTGEDECDFRQSMHELKRLAETAGGEVVLLITQRLYQPNRATYIGKGKVVEVQRAIEEVEADVIIFNDELTPTQIRNLSNSLDGRVIDRTQLILDIFAMRANTREGKLQVELAQLEYLLPRIVGQGAALSRLGAGIGTRGPGETKLETDRRHIRKRITEIKRQLDQIVKHREQYRKKRKEYGTFQVALVGYTNAGKSTIFNQLTNEGTLEEDLLFATLDPLTRKITLPSGFQILVTDTVGFIEKLPTTLVAAFRSTLEEVKEADFILHVIDRSNPQYGVHEKTVYELLKQLDAISIPRLAVYNKKDIPNESFIPSVSEDYVVISAYEEKDIESLKMMMEQELKRQWSFYDVMIPLSNMKLLHRLKEETIIVKEVFVEDKNEYEVHGYVREEHPLHTILVHKGE from the coding sequence TTGGAAAAAGAAAAAGTCATAATAATCGGATGTTTTACAGGAGAAGATGAATGTGATTTTCGACAGTCGATGCATGAATTAAAACGTTTAGCAGAAACAGCGGGAGGAGAAGTCGTTTTATTGATTACCCAACGATTGTACCAACCGAATCGTGCGACTTATATTGGAAAAGGAAAAGTAGTAGAAGTGCAACGTGCGATAGAAGAAGTAGAAGCAGACGTTATTATTTTTAATGATGAATTAACGCCAACACAAATTCGCAATTTATCTAATTCATTAGATGGGAGAGTAATCGACCGAACACAATTAATTTTAGATATATTTGCTATGCGGGCAAATACACGAGAAGGAAAATTACAAGTAGAGTTGGCTCAATTAGAGTATTTACTTCCACGAATTGTTGGACAAGGGGCAGCGTTATCAAGGCTTGGAGCCGGAATCGGTACAAGAGGACCAGGGGAAACAAAACTAGAAACAGATCGACGTCACATTCGAAAGCGCATTACGGAAATTAAACGACAATTAGACCAAATCGTAAAACATAGAGAGCAATATCGAAAGAAGCGGAAAGAATATGGCACGTTTCAAGTAGCACTAGTTGGCTATACAAACGCCGGGAAATCTACTATTTTCAATCAATTAACAAATGAAGGAACGCTTGAGGAAGACTTATTGTTTGCAACACTAGATCCATTAACAAGAAAAATAACGCTTCCATCTGGTTTTCAAATATTAGTAACCGATACGGTTGGATTTATCGAAAAATTACCGACAACATTAGTTGCTGCTTTTCGATCTACACTAGAAGAAGTAAAAGAAGCGGATTTTATTTTACATGTGATTGACCGGTCCAATCCACAATATGGAGTGCATGAAAAAACGGTATATGAGCTACTAAAACAATTAGATGCTATCTCGATTCCACGCTTAGCTGTTTACAATAAAAAAGATATACCAAATGAGTCATTTATACCATCAGTGAGTGAAGATTATGTCGTTATATCTGCATACGAAGAAAAAGATATCGAATCGTTAAAAATGATGATGGAACAAGAATTAAAACGTCAATGGTCTTTTTATGACGTTATGATTCCGCTCTCAAATATGAAATTATTGCATCGTTTAAAAGAAGAGACGATTATCGTAAAAGAAGTATTTGTAGAAGACAAAAACGAATATGAAGTTCATGGTTATGTTAGAGAAGAACACCCACTACACACTATTTTAGTTCATAAAGGAGAATAA
- a CDS encoding polyprenyl synthetase family protein: MSAIQSEKIRKSLYTIINEKVKQNELKEQLLEFVDYQSKQAFPFGELLVLHYNIFNGIENEEIYLVAAAVEMLILSFDMLDDFEDGDFKDKPWANDSNLALNSTTALLFLSASVIRNSGFKNKDKGISILLNYALQSINGQHKDLLNICRNEADYIDMTIQKSGSLVALSCLVGSVLATEDYPIEVETYSRYIGFIGQINNDLADIKTWNEKNDLINKKFSLPIIYLLNYKDEELNFIHDYYNNKVEKSEIIKNQELISKKFFKTGAITYTEVIKKVYQNKTIDALKRLNIDQDYIDFLLKYI; encoded by the coding sequence TTGAGTGCCATTCAGTCTGAGAAGATAAGAAAGTCATTATACACTATTATCAATGAGAAAGTTAAACAAAATGAATTGAAAGAACAGCTTTTAGAGTTTGTTGATTATCAATCAAAACAAGCATTTCCTTTTGGGGAATTGCTTGTTTTGCACTACAATATATTTAACGGAATAGAAAATGAAGAAATTTATTTGGTTGCAGCTGCAGTTGAAATGTTAATATTATCTTTCGATATGTTGGATGATTTTGAGGATGGTGATTTTAAAGATAAACCTTGGGCAAATGATTCTAATTTAGCTTTAAATTCAACAACAGCTCTACTTTTTTTGAGTGCAAGTGTTATAAGAAATTCAGGCTTTAAAAATAAGGATAAAGGCATCTCTATTCTGTTAAATTATGCTCTTCAATCTATAAACGGCCAGCATAAGGATCTTCTAAATATTTGTAGGAATGAAGCTGATTACATAGATATGACTATTCAGAAGTCTGGTTCGTTGGTTGCTCTATCTTGTTTAGTAGGCTCAGTCCTAGCAACAGAAGACTATCCAATTGAAGTGGAAACCTATTCAAGATACATTGGCTTTATAGGGCAAATTAATAATGATTTAGCAGATATAAAAACATGGAATGAAAAGAATGACTTAATAAATAAAAAATTCAGTCTTCCTATCATCTATTTATTGAATTACAAGGATGAAGAACTTAATTTTATTCATGATTATTACAACAATAAAGTAGAAAAAAGTGAGATAATAAAGAATCAAGAGCTCATTTCTAAAAAGTTTTTTAAGACAGGGGCTATAACTTATACAGAAGTAATTAAGAAGGTATACCAAAATAAGACAATAGATGCGTTAAAGAGGCTTAATATTGATCAAGATTATATTGATTTCCTATTAAAATACATTTAA
- the comX gene encoding competence pheromone ComX — protein sequence MQDTIQFLINNADVLSKVKEGTASLVGVSAEELKAILEVFFEGHVTQKAYYWQ from the coding sequence ATGCAAGATACTATTCAGTTTCTAATCAATAATGCTGATGTTTTAAGCAAAGTAAAAGAGGGAACAGCGAGTCTAGTTGGAGTTAGCGCAGAGGAGTTAAAGGCAATTTTGGAAGTGTTCTTTGAAGGGCACGTTACTCAAAAAGCTTATTATTGGCAATAA
- the spoVK gene encoding stage V sporulation protein K — protein MIVIPPITLRENGQINVILNGERKLTVESNERVKTESEQENHHPLQWMKKELDALVGLESLKTTVEEIYAWVYINEKRKEKGLKTDKQVLHMLFKGNPGTGKTTVARLIGQMFQKMKVLSKGHLIEVERADLVGEYIGHTAQKTRELIKKSLGGILFIDEAYSLARGGEKDFGKEAIDTLVKGLEDKKDEFVLILAGYKEEMDFFLSLNPGLPSRFPIKVEFPDYTVDELLEISRRLIASKDYRFHPDAEWKLKGHLIKIRNQPEGRFSNGRYIRNILEKAIRKQALRLLQEAKETKSDLLLIRPEDLSFEEETYS, from the coding sequence ATGATTGTGATTCCACCTATAACACTGAGGGAAAATGGGCAAATTAATGTTATTTTAAACGGAGAACGAAAATTAACAGTAGAAAGTAATGAACGAGTGAAAACAGAATCAGAGCAAGAAAATCATCATCCGCTTCAATGGATGAAAAAAGAGTTAGATGCACTAGTAGGGTTAGAATCATTAAAAACGACGGTTGAAGAAATTTATGCATGGGTGTATATAAACGAAAAAAGAAAAGAAAAAGGATTAAAAACGGATAAGCAAGTACTTCATATGTTATTTAAAGGAAATCCAGGGACGGGTAAAACGACAGTTGCACGCTTAATCGGCCAGATGTTTCAAAAAATGAAAGTATTATCAAAAGGTCATTTAATTGAAGTAGAACGTGCGGATTTAGTTGGAGAGTATATTGGACATACGGCACAAAAAACGAGAGAGTTAATCAAAAAATCATTGGGAGGAATTTTATTTATTGATGAAGCATATTCTCTTGCTCGTGGTGGAGAAAAAGATTTCGGAAAAGAAGCGATTGATACGTTAGTAAAAGGGTTAGAAGATAAAAAAGATGAATTTGTGTTAATTTTAGCAGGATATAAAGAAGAGATGGACTTTTTTTTATCTTTAAATCCTGGATTACCATCGCGTTTTCCGATTAAAGTAGAATTCCCTGATTATACGGTAGATGAACTGTTAGAAATTTCGCGACGATTAATTGCTAGTAAAGACTATCGTTTCCATCCTGATGCTGAATGGAAATTAAAGGGTCATTTAATAAAAATAAGAAATCAACCCGAAGGACGATTTAGTAACGGACGCTACATTCGAAATATTTTAGAAAAAGCGATTCGGAAACAAGCATTGCGGCTTCTACAAGAAGCAAAAGAAACAAAGTCGGATTTATTACTTATTCGTCCAGAAGATTTATCGTTTGAAGAAGAAACCTATTCGTAA
- a CDS encoding response regulator transcription factor: protein MINVLIVDDHPAVGEGTRAIIEQEEDMKAKVIPDIDKFLDIIKEDKYEIYLVDLYMPKINGIELTKMILQVDPDAIILIYTGFDLVSHYNLLIEVGVAGFISKTTSPEQLITAIRCALREEAVIPLQLLKQLRRLDAGPSSSEGQQNLGDITLSSKEQQILDGISRGLTNKAIAIDLSMSQRTIEYNLTKIFSKLGVGSRTEALLKAKEFGLLSLQIEKND, encoded by the coding sequence ATGATTAATGTATTAATCGTGGATGATCATCCTGCCGTTGGCGAAGGAACTAGGGCCATCATAGAGCAAGAAGAAGATATGAAGGCGAAGGTTATTCCGGATATTGACAAATTTTTAGACATAATTAAAGAAGATAAATATGAAATTTATTTAGTAGACTTATATATGCCGAAAATAAATGGTATTGAACTCACAAAAATGATTTTACAAGTTGATCCAGACGCAATTATTCTCATTTACACTGGATTTGACTTAGTGTCACATTATAATTTATTAATTGAGGTTGGAGTAGCAGGGTTTATTAGTAAAACTACATCACCGGAACAATTGATCACTGCAATTAGATGCGCATTAAGGGAAGAAGCAGTAATTCCTCTTCAATTATTAAAACAATTAAGAAGATTGGATGCTGGACCTTCATCTAGTGAAGGACAACAGAATTTAGGGGATATTACACTATCAAGTAAAGAACAGCAAATACTAGATGGAATTTCAAGAGGTTTAACAAATAAGGCGATTGCAATTGATTTATCAATGAGTCAACGAACTATTGAATACAATTTAACTAAAATTTTTTCGAAACTTGGGGTTGGTTCAAGAACTGAAGCATTATTAAAGGCGAAAGAATTTGGCTTATTATCTCTACAGATAGAAAAGAATGATTAA
- the glnA gene encoding type I glutamate--ammonia ligase, which yields MASKYSREDITRMAKEENVKFIRLQFTDLLGVIKNVEIPVTQLEKALDNKMMFDGSSIEGFVRIEESDMYLYPDLDTWVIFPWTSEKGKVARLICDIYNPDHTPFAGDPRGILKRMLKEMEELGFTNFNIGPEPEFFLFKNDENGEPTLELNDKGGYFDLAPTDLGENCRRDIVLELEEMGFDIEASHHEVAPGQHEIDFKYADAVKACDDIQTFKLVVKTIARKHGLHATFMPKPLFGMSGSGMHANVSLFKGNENVFYDPNSETRLSEVAFQFAAGTLKHAQSFTAILNPTINSYKRLVPGYEAPCYVAWSMRNRSPLVRVPSSRGLSTRIEVRSADPSANPYLAMAVILAAGLDGIKNKLTPPEPVNRNIYVMDKQERMEAGILDLPETLKEAIEYMLKDEVITSALGSHAVAHFVEAKTIEWDMFRTQVHPWEREQYLTMY from the coding sequence ATGGCATCAAAATATAGTAGAGAAGACATCACCAGAATGGCGAAAGAAGAGAATGTGAAATTTATCCGTTTGCAATTTACTGATTTACTTGGCGTAATCAAAAATGTGGAAATACCAGTTACACAATTAGAAAAAGCTTTAGATAATAAAATGATGTTTGATGGCTCTTCTATTGAAGGATTTGTTCGTATCGAAGAATCAGATATGTATTTATATCCAGATTTAGATACATGGGTTATTTTTCCTTGGACAAGCGAAAAAGGAAAAGTGGCACGCTTAATTTGTGACATTTATAATCCAGACCATACTCCATTTGCAGGAGATCCTCGTGGTATTTTAAAACGCATGTTAAAAGAGATGGAAGAACTAGGATTTACGAATTTTAACATTGGACCAGAACCAGAATTTTTCTTATTTAAAAATGATGAAAATGGGGAACCAACGTTAGAATTAAACGATAAAGGTGGCTATTTCGACTTAGCACCAACTGACCTAGGAGAAAATTGCCGTCGCGATATCGTATTAGAACTAGAAGAAATGGGCTTTGATATTGAAGCTAGTCATCATGAAGTGGCTCCAGGTCAACATGAAATTGACTTCAAATATGCAGATGCGGTAAAAGCTTGTGATGATATTCAAACATTTAAATTAGTAGTAAAAACGATTGCCCGCAAACATGGTTTACACGCTACGTTTATGCCTAAACCACTGTTTGGAATGAGTGGAAGTGGCATGCATGCAAATGTTTCCCTTTTTAAAGGAAATGAAAACGTATTTTATGATCCAAATTCAGAAACGCGCCTTAGTGAGGTTGCCTTTCAATTTGCTGCTGGAACATTAAAACATGCACAAAGTTTTACTGCCATTTTAAATCCAACAATAAACTCATATAAACGTTTAGTACCTGGATACGAAGCACCTTGTTATGTAGCTTGGTCTATGAGAAACCGATCACCATTAGTGCGCGTACCGTCTTCACGTGGTTTAAGTACACGTATTGAAGTTCGTAGTGCAGATCCATCTGCTAACCCATATTTAGCAATGGCTGTTATTTTAGCAGCAGGTTTAGACGGAATTAAAAATAAATTAACTCCACCAGAACCGGTGAATCGTAATATTTACGTAATGGATAAACAAGAACGAATGGAAGCAGGCATTTTAGACCTTCCTGAAACATTAAAAGAAGCAATCGAATATATGCTAAAAGATGAAGTCATTACAAGTGCATTAGGAAGCCATGCAGTGGCTCATTTCGTAGAAGCAAAAACGATTGAATGGGATATGTTCCGTACACAAGTACATCCTTGGGAACGTGAACAATATTTAACGATGTATTAA
- a CDS encoding tyrosine-type recombinase/integrase: MASFKKVSPKNWSFRFKYRDKITGKRREIKRQGFQSKPEAVKAYEKIKRTIDFGYDVVKDEKLKEFLYYWLKNYKEGKVAKKTYRLHKRNIENHIVPYDQNILLTDVTYNLHQKFINHLIDKGCSKRTVEIIHGTLYSAMEKAKLQMKIEHNPCKGVSIYTEKEKKKRQNKSDNVRFIPYDKIDDFLKAAIVDNYTYYLFF; this comes from the coding sequence ATGGCAAGTTTTAAGAAAGTATCTCCAAAGAATTGGTCTTTTCGTTTTAAATACAGAGATAAAATAACCGGAAAACGACGAGAAATTAAACGACAAGGGTTTCAATCCAAACCTGAAGCAGTGAAAGCCTATGAAAAAATAAAAAGGACTATTGATTTTGGATATGATGTAGTCAAAGATGAAAAACTAAAAGAGTTTTTGTATTATTGGTTAAAAAATTATAAAGAAGGAAAAGTGGCAAAAAAAACGTATCGTTTACATAAAAGAAATATAGAAAATCACATTGTTCCTTATGATCAGAATATTTTACTCACAGATGTTACATATAATCTGCACCAAAAATTTATCAATCACTTAATTGATAAGGGATGTTCAAAAAGAACAGTAGAAATTATTCACGGAACATTGTATTCCGCGATGGAAAAAGCTAAATTACAAATGAAAATTGAACATAATCCATGTAAAGGTGTTTCCATTTATACTGAAAAAGAAAAGAAAAAAAGGCAAAATAAGTCTGACAATGTTCGTTTTATTCCTTATGATAAAATTGATGATTTTTTAAAAGCGGCTATCGTGGACAACTATACCTATTACTTATTTTTTTGA
- a CDS encoding sensor histidine kinase, with protein MKGTLLKKLIIGNKKFKAGINIPAFLKGVIMKRYNKFNVVGLLPILFVLGLTAYFTIIVLKFPLVGMEVTEKNNQWIVEKIYENGWASLQPLDEGVILELVDGKKPENHSTVVLFNRVEMANTITILDKNLKNKTFSISYSHLDTQRVIYLLLPFLFAVTTITLSVFLYKRKKDDQSAVLLIYFLSAIGVSYLSASVSARGDIIGRVSNTITLPGSLILFVHFLKRYLLRFNLVFIKTKSLLILYVLNSIVILMMVISLTFKLNFHIRIIQLLFFLLLICYLLFHLIRFYLKNKNSEGNNVLKILWITLFSAFSPFVCLYVIPIILFKKELVSAETTAIFLIIIPIVFVYLQLAEKLFDIEFLLSRLRYYSLLSFPFTVFIILLLSLILNIELFSGLTFIIFFLLLICTTLFLYVKEYLDYKIRHHLFSQKSNFETSLYTFFQRAKYETKVNSLITNLMNEIRDVLMVKKVFYIEVVTENDGITWLLKNRNNYPLSFVEGLEKIKWDNYHIGSLNEIMDGFGIVIGGDRKNKNIIFCGMKRSKTNLNIQERIWLETLAYFSSILLENFQLIEGLFEKIEDYKEGREMENSNYPYWFSRLMFSLSEKERANLSIDLHDSVLQEQLQLLREVEKIKGKVSDTSIKNDLLDLKERMLDNIHLIRETCNELRPPFLSELGIIQSIQNLIEQTRLRCNFILKSELDHSIQILDKEYELTLYRVVQELLNNAMKHSLASEVMVSLRKNNQSISLEYRDNGKGIDMTQLNDSFKTMGIFGIRERVKSIGGTIDVDSAPGKGTQVLIEIKTGGSVND; from the coding sequence TTGAAGGGCACGTTACTCAAAAAGCTTATTATTGGCAATAAAAAGTTTAAAGCCGGGATAAATATCCCGGCTTTTTTAAAGGGAGTTATAATGAAAAGGTATAATAAATTTAATGTCGTTGGATTACTTCCGATTTTATTCGTATTGGGATTAACTGCTTACTTTACAATAATTGTCTTGAAATTTCCATTAGTCGGGATGGAAGTAACAGAAAAGAATAATCAATGGATAGTAGAAAAAATATATGAAAATGGCTGGGCCTCACTTCAACCGTTAGACGAAGGAGTTATATTAGAGCTTGTCGACGGGAAAAAACCAGAAAATCATTCTACTGTAGTTTTGTTTAATAGGGTGGAAATGGCAAATACGATAACAATCTTGGATAAAAACTTAAAAAACAAAACATTCTCCATCTCGTATAGCCACTTGGACACACAGCGTGTAATATATTTACTTTTACCATTTTTATTTGCTGTTACGACTATAACATTAAGTGTTTTTCTTTATAAGAGGAAGAAAGACGATCAGTCAGCAGTATTACTTATTTATTTTTTATCGGCAATAGGAGTTAGTTATCTAAGCGCCTCTGTGTCTGCTCGGGGAGATATTATTGGAAGAGTTTCAAATACGATAACGTTACCGGGCTCTTTGATTCTATTTGTTCATTTTTTAAAAAGATATTTATTAAGATTCAATCTAGTGTTTATAAAAACCAAATCATTACTAATATTGTATGTACTCAATTCTATAGTTATTTTGATGATGGTGATTAGCCTTACGTTTAAATTAAATTTCCATATTAGAATCATTCAATTGCTCTTTTTCTTATTATTGATATGTTACCTGCTTTTTCATCTAATCCGATTTTATCTAAAAAATAAGAATTCTGAGGGGAATAACGTTTTAAAAATCCTTTGGATTACTTTATTTTCAGCTTTTAGTCCTTTTGTCTGTTTATATGTGATTCCGATTATCCTTTTTAAAAAGGAACTTGTTTCGGCAGAAACTACAGCCATTTTCTTAATTATTATCCCAATTGTTTTTGTTTATTTACAACTGGCAGAAAAGTTATTCGATATTGAATTTTTATTGAGCAGACTACGATATTACTCTTTACTATCTTTCCCGTTTACTGTTTTTATCATTTTATTGTTAAGTCTCATTCTTAATATTGAACTTTTCTCCGGTTTGACCTTTATTATCTTTTTTCTTTTATTAATATGTACTACATTATTTTTATATGTGAAAGAATATCTGGATTATAAAATAAGGCATCATTTATTCTCACAAAAAAGTAATTTTGAAACAAGCTTATATACTTTTTTTCAAAGGGCAAAGTATGAAACAAAGGTAAATAGTTTAATTACCAATCTTATGAATGAAATTAGAGATGTGTTAATGGTGAAAAAGGTTTTTTATATTGAAGTAGTTACAGAAAATGATGGGATAACCTGGTTACTGAAGAATAGAAATAATTACCCACTTTCCTTTGTTGAAGGTTTAGAAAAAATAAAGTGGGATAATTATCATATCGGATCTTTGAATGAAATAATGGATGGATTTGGGATAGTAATTGGTGGTGACCGCAAAAATAAAAATATTATATTTTGTGGTATGAAGAGATCCAAAACAAATTTAAATATCCAGGAAAGAATTTGGCTCGAAACACTGGCATATTTTTCGAGTATCCTTCTTGAAAATTTCCAATTAATCGAAGGTCTTTTTGAAAAAATCGAGGATTACAAGGAGGGTAGGGAAATGGAAAATAGCAATTATCCCTATTGGTTTTCAAGATTAATGTTCTCTTTATCAGAAAAGGAAAGGGCAAATCTATCAATTGATTTACATGATTCGGTTCTTCAGGAACAATTACAGCTTCTGAGAGAAGTTGAAAAGATAAAAGGTAAAGTTTCAGATACATCCATTAAAAATGATTTACTCGATCTTAAGGAAAGAATGCTTGATAACATCCATTTAATTAGGGAAACATGTAATGAGCTTCGACCGCCTTTTTTGAGTGAATTAGGGATCATTCAATCTATTCAAAATTTAATCGAACAGACAAGGCTTCGCTGTAACTTTATTTTAAAATCTGAATTAGACCATTCGATTCAAATTCTGGATAAGGAATATGAATTAACCCTGTATCGTGTGGTACAAGAGCTTTTAAACAATGCAATGAAACATTCCTTAGCCTCTGAAGTTATGGTATCCTTACGGAAGAATAATCAAAGCATATCTTTGGAATACCGTGATAACGGAAAAGGGATCGATATGACACAACTAAATGACTCTTTTAAAACAATGGGAATTTTCGGAATTAGAGAACGAGTCAAAAGTATAGGCGGAACGATTGACGTAGACTCTGCTCCGGGAAAAGGAACTCAGGTGCTCATCGAAATAAAAACAGGAGGTAGCGTGAATGATTAA
- a CDS encoding methionine gamma-lyase family protein has protein sequence MFEQLETNPTLKQIVEEVEKQIRPVHKKIEKIAEKNQYRVLRSFKKNRVSDFHFQMSTGYGYDDQGRDTLEAVYADVFGCESALVRPQMISGTHAIATALFGVLRPGDELMYISGNPYDTLEEIVGIRGEQNGSLKEFNISYQAIPLLEDGKVDFESVKQAISKKTKMIGIQRSKGYANRPSFTIAEIKEMVEFVKGIKEDVIVFVDNCYGEFVEELEPTHVGADLMAGSLIKNPGGGLAKVGGYIVGREKLVDLCGYRLLSPGIGKEAGATLYSLLEMYQGFFLAPHVVSQALKGAVFTAAFLERLGMKTNPTWDAVRTDLIQSVEFNQPERMIAFCQSIQQASPVDAYVTPEPSYMPGYEDDVIMAAGTFIQGSSIELSADGPIRPPYVAYVQGGLTYEHVKIANIVAVQSLMEKGFLHI, from the coding sequence ATGTTTGAACAACTAGAAACAAATCCAACATTAAAACAAATCGTAGAAGAAGTAGAAAAACAAATTCGACCTGTGCATAAAAAAATTGAAAAGATTGCCGAAAAAAATCAATATCGGGTATTACGAAGTTTTAAGAAAAATCGTGTTAGTGATTTTCATTTTCAAATGTCTACGGGATATGGGTATGATGACCAAGGAAGGGATACGTTAGAAGCGGTCTATGCAGATGTTTTTGGCTGTGAAAGTGCACTCGTTCGACCTCAAATGATTTCTGGAACGCATGCGATTGCAACGGCTTTGTTCGGTGTATTACGCCCAGGTGATGAGCTAATGTATATTAGCGGTAATCCGTATGACACGCTTGAAGAAATTGTTGGAATTCGCGGAGAACAAAATGGTTCGTTAAAGGAGTTTAACATCTCCTATCAAGCAATTCCATTATTAGAAGATGGAAAAGTGGATTTTGAATCAGTGAAACAAGCGATTAGTAAAAAAACAAAAATGATTGGTATTCAGCGCTCGAAGGGATATGCAAATCGTCCGTCTTTTACCATTGCAGAAATAAAAGAAATGGTGGAGTTTGTGAAAGGAATAAAAGAAGACGTGATTGTCTTTGTAGATAATTGTTATGGGGAATTTGTAGAAGAATTAGAACCGACGCATGTAGGGGCTGATTTAATGGCTGGCTCTCTGATTAAGAATCCGGGGGGAGGGCTTGCTAAAGTTGGTGGATACATTGTTGGACGCGAAAAATTAGTGGACTTATGCGGCTATCGATTACTTTCTCCAGGGATTGGGAAAGAAGCGGGAGCGACACTCTACAGTTTGTTAGAAATGTACCAAGGTTTTTTCTTAGCTCCACATGTTGTGAGTCAAGCGTTAAAAGGAGCGGTTTTTACTGCAGCATTTTTAGAACGATTAGGAATGAAAACAAACCCAACATGGGATGCTGTTCGTACCGATTTAATTCAGTCAGTAGAGTTTAATCAGCCAGAACGTATGATTGCTTTTTGTCAATCGATTCAACAAGCATCGCCAGTAGATGCGTATGTGACACCGGAACCTAGTTATATGCCAGGTTATGAAGATGACGTCATTATGGCAGCGGGAACCTTTATACAAGGATCAAGTATTGAACTATCAGCAGATGGACCAATTCGACCGCCTTACGTAGCGTATGTCCAAGGTGGATTAACGTATGAACATGTGAAAATTGCAAATATAGTAGCTGTGCAATCATTGATGGAAAAAGGATTTTTACACATTTAA
- a CDS encoding MerR family transcriptional regulator, with product MNDEIRRNMPLFPIGIVMELTQLSARQIRYYEQHGLIHPSRTEGKHRIFSFNDIDILLEIKSLIEKGVNIAGIKKQFAMKAQQLNQHICNSNKQVISQEQLRNRLRSELLQQIGRSGKTSLIQGELSRFFH from the coding sequence GTGAACGATGAAATTCGTCGTAATATGCCTTTGTTCCCTATTGGAATTGTAATGGAATTAACACAATTATCTGCACGTCAGATTCGTTATTACGAACAACATGGATTAATTCATCCTTCTAGGACAGAAGGAAAACATCGGATTTTTTCATTTAATGATATCGATATATTATTAGAGATTAAATCATTAATCGAAAAAGGTGTAAATATAGCAGGCATTAAAAAACAATTCGCAATGAAAGCACAACAATTAAATCAACACATATGTAATTCCAATAAGCAAGTGATTTCGCAGGAACAATTAAGGAATCGTTTACGTAGTGAGTTGTTGCAACAAATAGGTAGGAGTGGAAAAACATCACTTATTCAAGGAGAATTATCTCGTTTTTTCCATTAA
- a CDS encoding site-specific integrase, with protein sequence METGVRKGEALALQWDKVDLDNYRIRIDQTIDYEAKANDELFGDTKTYKSTREIPITRRLAKELKAHKTQQEHHKKRLKSLYHNELNLLFCREDGTPLPKSTLFNVFRRILKKAELPTLSIHSLRHTHAVLMLESKVEMKYIQEALGHNSIQITSDVYSHVSKKIENDAIQKFEEHTKNIF encoded by the coding sequence ATTGAAACAGGGGTGCGAAAAGGAGAAGCATTAGCATTACAATGGGATAAAGTCGATCTTGATAATTATCGCATCCGCATTGATCAAACAATTGATTATGAAGCAAAAGCAAATGACGAATTATTCGGCGACACAAAAACGTACAAATCAACCCGTGAAATACCGATTACTCGTCGCCTTGCAAAAGAATTAAAAGCTCATAAAACGCAACAAGAGCATCATAAAAAACGATTAAAATCGCTTTACCATAACGAACTTAATTTATTATTTTGCAGAGAAGATGGTACACCATTGCCCAAATCAACACTTTTTAATGTTTTTCGCAGAATACTTAAAAAAGCTGAACTACCTACACTTAGCATCCATAGTTTACGCCATACACATGCTGTCTTAATGTTGGAATCAAAAGTTGAAATGAAATACATTCAAGAGGCCTTGGGACATAATTCTATACAAATCACATCTGATGTATATTCACACGTTAGTAAAAAAATCGAAAATGATGCGATTCAAAAATTTGAAGAGCACACAAAAAATATTTTTTAG